One window from the genome of Treponema sp. OMZ 838 encodes:
- a CDS encoding NlpC/P60 family protein yields the protein MIEVNDLIGASYKDHGRDKSGYDCYGLCIEVARRAGYRLDDVYYEDHHVRLSAIHAPTLNVHKIDTPKEGALLEMETHTAAGAELHLGVCLNETEFIHMTRLGCRVNRIGTFKIRGIYGIDTRL from the coding sequence ATGATAGAAGTAAACGATTTAATCGGCGCATCGTATAAAGACCACGGGAGGGATAAATCAGGGTATGACTGTTACGGTCTTTGTATCGAAGTCGCCCGCCGCGCGGGGTATCGCTTAGACGACGTGTACTATGAAGATCACCATGTACGTTTAAGCGCTATTCATGCGCCGACACTTAACGTGCATAAAATCGACACACCAAAAGAGGGCGCGCTTTTAGAGATGGAAACACACACGGCGGCGGGGGCGGAATTACATCTCGGCGTCTGTTTAAACGAAACCGAATTTATTCACATGACGCGGCTCGGCTGTCGGGTTAATCGCATCGGAACTTTTAAAATAAGGGGCATCTATGGCATTGATACACGTTTATAA